Part of the Sorghum bicolor cultivar BTx623 chromosome 1, Sorghum_bicolor_NCBIv3, whole genome shotgun sequence genome, CTTTTGTTTTTTACACTCGCGATGTGATGCCAGTTGAGCATAGACAACCTCTGGGTCGTTATTTTTGCTATATAGTACAGCAACTTGCTTTATATGGGAACACCCACACGCCACACGAacagaggccttgtttacttccaaaatttttttaaaatagaaatagtaatattttcgtttgtatttgataaatattgtccaattatagactaactggactcaaaagattcgtctcgtcaattccgaccaaactgtacaattagtttttattttcatctatatttaatactccatgcatacgtctaaagattcgatgtgatagggaatctgaaaaattttgcaaaatttttagggaactaaataaggccacaCATCATCATCACAGGATTCACCGCCACATCTGACCATCTCCAAGATAATGGAGTTTGCTACTCCAAATTGCGACCGAGTCCCCGGATTGCATTGCAAGTAGTGACCTGTCTTGGAGTAACAAAGTTGTGCAAGTAGTTCCGCACGCGTGGTGTCCCCGACACGGCAGTTAACGTTTTTCTATTACTTATTAAAGGAACATTGGTGGTTATTTCTAAAATACGAGCACAACGACTAGTAAAATGTAACCCACGGACGGAGCGGCGCAGTTTGAGTAACGTGATTATGTATAAGTATAACACGAAACTGAACAGACCCATTCGCTAGCCGCGCAAGACACAGTTTGTATGCAAGTAGTACTAGCTGATTGTctgattgagatttgagaggcGCACGGCATACAAAGACGGCAGTTCTCGTCTCGGCAGAAGCGGACGAGACGGTGCGGATCGATCGGTGACCCGCCCGGCGGCCCCCCtccaccttcttcttcttcttcttcttcttcttcttctgtgcgACAGAAACCCGCGCGCGGGAGCTATCGTCAGCGCTGCTGCTCCAGTCGTCATCCCCCGTTCGCGTCGTGCGTCCCCGCCGTAGAGCATGTCACCACGACACCACCGGTTGCGTCTCCGTCTCGATCGCTGCCGGCCGAAGGTCCTGTGCCGCCCGTCGTGTCGCACCAAACCTATCCTATTTCCCTGTTTGGCTTTGGCCTGGGCCCGTTCCGTCCATGCCCATGCGCCGATGCGCGGTGGCCTGGCCTGGCTGCCTGCCTGCCCAAAATATTCCTAGTTTTCTTCCTGTCATACATCATACTTTTCATAATACTGTACGTCTTATATCCTTGTCAGCATGCAACACGCCATGTGCACGTCCCACCAGCCATCTCATTCTCCGGCCTTCTTATCATCttttataattagtttattaAGAAAATTATTTAAGTATTTAGCATGGAAAATTAAAAGTAGTTCCTTATTTAGCGACTGAAAATCAAATTGTCTTATACATTATTTTTTTCGACACGAGGCAATTCCACTTCCATTCAGCAAACGGAAGTACAAAGAGTCGTCTAAACCAGAGACAAAGAGAAGACAGTGTCCATAAGTAAGCTACCAGACCTACAGCACTACCGAACCTCTGACTCAGAGGTTAACAGAGAGAAGACAGTGCCCAGAAGTAAACTAGCAGAGCTAATGTATACCGAACCTCTGACTCGAGAGAACTTTTAGAGCTCCTTTAATCAACCATTCCCCTTTGAGTATTGCAGGGTATTGAAGGGGAATTGAGTTTAATTAGTCCCCTTCAATCCACTCCGATTCCAAAAAAATAGTTGAATACAAACTAGTTCTTACAGCATCTGCAATGATACTAGTTATGTAACTAGTTTATGTAAAAgtgaaaaatataaataaagattattttgtaaaatcttacttatatatatatatatatatatatatatatatatatataaaattacATCCATATTTCATTCTCTCGTATTTTTAGATTACGTAAAATAAATAGTCCATTTATCCATCGCACTACTTCATCTTCTACCTTTTTTTTTATATCCACATCAGAATAGGAGACGCCCTAATAAGGAACTACAAGTGCAAAACACTGAGTCAACTCATTTACTAGtgctgacaaaaaaaaaatctcagatAAATTGGTACTTGCGGCTTACCCCGTAATTTCCATCTCCACTAATTCAGCTACTATACCGATAGACTGTATGTGTATGGGCTTCCTCAAGTTGTAGAACCAGGCCAGCTCAATTTCAACACCCTACCAATCGGCCCCTCTATATGTATGGGCTTCTTCTGAAGAAGTGATGATTATAAGTACCAAGTTCAGTTTCTGGTTTATATTCTTGTCAGAAAACGTTTTAGCGAGGATGAGCCATATGTGGTATTATGGTAAGTAGGAGAGGAAAATGTGTATATATACAATACGCCAGCAACGACTACTTGCACGTAAGTCGCACAAAATCGAATAAGACGGTATACGTATAAGATAAGAGTTGTGCGCACGATAATATGCATGGCTTCCCCTGCTTTACCCTGTATGTACACATAACGCCACAGCCAACATGATGTCTGTGATTACAGAAGATCACATTAGCAGCTGATCGACCTCCCTACGCCTTATTCCTCTCTAATTAAACACAGTAATTGAGTAATAAATCCAAAATTAACTAAACAATAAACATCATAACTATTTAAGCAAGCCAGCAGCAGCTAATTCAGTTCTATACTGTGCTAGGAGGTGCTTGCGCTTCTCTTCTCCGATATCCACTGCTTGTACTTGTCGAAGAACTCCTTGTTCTCCTTCTCCAGCTCCTTCCACACTGCAAATGCTCGCAGGAAACATACATGAATTTACCAGAATAACCAAATTCAGATGGCTGGCAGGCAATTCATTCGTTTCTACTACTGAAATGACCTGTGGAGGTGACGACCGGCTGGACGTCGGCGCGCTTGGCCAGCGCCTCCATGCACTCCTCCATGCTCATCCCGAACGTCATGCACCTCTCTATCAGGTGCTGCACCTGCATGCGTGATGAACGACGCCGTCGCCGAGGACGACCACCGCAGTTAATTAGTTCCGAGCATCATGCATGCAGTCATGCAGACGATTGTGACTTCAGTTCAGAAGAACTAATAACGAAACAGGTCGGagaataaaataaaatggtTGCTTAATTACCGTGTGGATATAAGAGGCAGGATTAGAGTCGTCTCCGGGAgccatggatggatggatggatggatcctTCTGGCTTTTTTTTGGTTGAGGCGTTGAGCAACACACTAGGCAGGCAGTGCCCTGttgacctctctctctctccgtctACCTCTCCCGGGAAACAGTTTGCTATAGCTACAGCAAAGGGAGAGTCTATGGCTGCCCGCAATCTGATTCCGTGTGTGACGATAAGGCGTGCAGAGTCGACAGGGGAGGATCCTATATATACATGCGCCACGGATGAGGACACCGCCTCCCGCGGGGCGCCTCGCTGGGAGAGGTCCACGGCTCCTCCACCCCCGCTGGCCGCGGCGACGGGCGACGGCCAGTCGGCGCCGGTGGACCGAGCGCACGGAGCCGGCGCGGGAGGAAAAGCGTGGGGCGGCCGGGCCGGGCGTTCACGTGGGCGCGGGGAGCCGATTGGAGGAGCGGAGATTGGAAAGCGACGTGGGCCGCCGCGCGCAAATATCTTTTCTCCTCCAAGCCCGGCCCGTGGTCTATGCGGGCGGGCCCCCACGCGCGGAAGCCGCCAGGTGGACATGCACCTCGCCCCCTTCACGTGCCACATGGCCCAGCACGGCCGGCCACGTCGCCACTCCTCGGCCCGGAGCGGCGCCCGTCCCGGATCCTCTGTGTGAAGAGCCGAAGAGCGGCACCAAACCCGAGCGGCCGAGCAGGATAGGAGCAGACGGCGGCCACGACTCGGCACATAGGGGAGGGCTCAGCCTCAGGGCATAAGCGCGCGGCGCGCCGGCGCATGAGCGCAGCGGATCCTGCTGAGGTTCCTGTGCGCCACCACGGGACCTCGCAAGACAAAAGCCCTGTGCGGGGCCGTGCCCGGCCGACGCGTAGCCGGGTAGCTGTCTACATGGCGGAGTACCTGTCGCCCATGCACAGCGCCTACGCAGCATGACCGAAAGCTGTGACGGGGGGCCTACAGCTCCGTTCTCCATCAGATCGGCGGATAACAAAAGGGTAGGGGAGTTGGGTGATAGGGGTCGTTTCCAAGCATCAGCCGATCGGTGAACGGCTGGTTGGAGCACCGTGCGTCCGCGCCCAACGTCCACGCGAGTATGGCTGGACGGACCAAAGCGAAGGGCACGCTTGCTTGGCACACGGCACACACGCCACATGACGAACCCCAAGCACCTCATGATTTCAGTAAGGATATATGCTGGATGCGGACGCGGGCTTCATGGGCCTCTAGGTTAGGGCCTGCACTACTCCTGTCTTGAAAGACGCGATGGGCCGCACGAACCATCTTTCCCTAGAGAGCCCAAGTTGCTGACAACTTCAGCCTgcatacaatttttttttttttttgtgcaagGAGCCAGCAACGGTTACATAAATTCAAGTTGTGACGCAGATTAAATTTAAACTTCAACGTGATAGAAAAGTACTATtagttgatttattgtgagagataAACACTGCTGAATAGCTGGAAAaatcggctgataagctcaagcgaatcgTTGATCATgcaagaaattaattaattgtagttaattttttttgaaagggtAATTGTAGTTAGTTAGTGGTATTTTACTTCGATTCGATTTTAGTCCTTGAATTTTTTATGGGCATGGGTGTGGTTGAGTAATATGGAGTACGCCATTGCCGTCCCTAACTGTTAAATTAAATGGAGCCTCGCCCGGGTGGACTGATGGTCGTAAGCCCATAAATACCAGGACACGTGCGCTTGTGAAACTTCAGAGAGGAGAAATAAATTATTGTTTCTAAGAAAAAGCTGAGCGCACCGGATTCTCTGGTCTGGGTGGAATTTTAACCTAACATTACGGAATCACGGTTTCTCTGGAGGGTTCCTTTCAGGTGTGTGTATAAACGACGAGCAATCGTGAACAGAGATGGACGGACGTGCACAGCATGCCAGCCAGCATCGCAAGGCTGGAGGAGAAGAGATGGTACCTGCCCTGGTTGGTGACTTGGTGGGGTGGGAGTGGGATTAATTAGGAGCAAGCTTCCAGAAGGATGGCCCGAAtcttaggcctcgtttagttcaaaaaaaaatttgtttttggtaatatagtatttttgtttttatttaataaatattatttaattatgaagtaactagacataaaatgttcatctcgcgatttataggctaACTGTATAtttggtttttattttcgtctatatttagtaatatatatatgtgccgtaaaatttaatatgacaaaaaaaatttaaaaaaattagtttttgagatgaactaaacaagtcccgtTAGAGGGCGCACCTAGCTATGGAAAATTATCGCTCGTTTCGTTTCCGAGCTGCGCTGCCTGGGTCGTCAATGACCGTCGTTATCAGGCGCTGCTCGTAGTCAACAAGGCGACAGCGTGGAGGACGATTAATTCTACGGATACCCAACCCGACAATACGCGCTGGGACATTAGCTTGTCATTTTATTACAGGCACTAATGCCGGCATTGAAACATGACAGTACTCCCTCAAGTTGAGTCTATATAATATGTACCGTTTGACATGCATGTCATAGTCATCATTCATCTATTTTagattatattatttattataattGCAGATTTGTAAATACTGTGTTTACCAAAGCTTGCATTACCATAATTCAAAAAAGTTGGCCAAATTATTAGTCATAATTTGTAAATATAGAACCTTAATATGTATGTGTGCCTTAGAAAGTGGACCCTAGAGAGTATGTGTTAGGTAGGTGTAAGATGTTGGTCTAGCTCGTACAATAATATATATTGCACTAATAGTCTAATACTGTGATTTGGTAGCAGTAGTTTTTGTTGTTAAGTACGTATTCCttgtattttaaattataaggcattttgtcttttctatatatattgtttctgttatgtatctagacataatatatatatatatatatctatatctaagtgcatatcAAAAACTATATATTTTgaaaagccaaaatgtcttatatTTAGAATGAAATGAGTGTATATATACTACTCCAATCCTACAAAGAAATACTACAATTCTAGAGGTCATGTGTTATTCCAAAAAAATGCAACTCTAACTTATGAGTAGGTGTGGTATACTAAAAAGCATGCTATTTATGATTTAATAAAGTATAGAGTTTTATAGGTGCAAGCTCAATCATTTGCTTTAATCTTGTCCCGTTAATACATGCTGGGAATAAAAAGTGTGTATTTGTCTTAGTTTCACTAGACGCATCTAAACATAAAATAATTCAAAAGACATGAAATGAACGACAAGCAAAACCACCATTTGGATTGAAGTGCCTTGTTTCAAAATCACCCTACAAGGACACATCAAttccattatttcatatatgggTTCCAAAATCATAGACCCAAATACACATAGTTGTTGAGCATTGTCAATTGTTTGGATAGGAGTCTGATCTCCACTCATTTTGGATTGTTAGTAAAAGGCATTAGTATCGACAAATGGAGAAAAACTATGACATCCATATTAGTGTTATGGCAGTCAGACTGATAAATAACACTTATATCTAACAAGCTATGGCaatatcaaagctttgtttatGAACCTTAGATAAATGCTCTTTACATCTAACTTTATAGGTTGCATTCTATTTAAAGACATCAACCAATGAGTGTTACTATATAAATCGTCCTGTTATGTTTTGAACCAAAGTTGGTAATCTCGCTACCTCTTTCTTTACATGCTAAGCACATCCACAAATGTGCAATGCAAATGCATTTATCATTCACCTGCAAGATCCTCATACCTTATCCAACCATACCACACTAAGTAAGTATGGTCACTATGAATGAACAACGGAAAATTAAAAGAATCTAGCGAGGAGGCAGTAGGGTAAAGTGATAAAAgaccatatacatatatataaattaatATCTAAACTTTCAAATTAAAACAAGTAACATAAAATTGGACTTGTAAAGTTTGTTTGAATGTGATATTATGGCATATATAATCATAGTAATAAATATAACTAGTAGTACCTATGACGGCAACCATTATAACAAGAGCAACCCTCTACCGCTACAAAGCAGCTGAGGATAGCATGTTTAAACCTAGCATCCCACTAAATTTTTGTTAGGTCAATATTCGCTATGTCGATGGTTCAAGTAATAATGTGGATGTACCCATAACAACAAAAATGCCGAGGATGGTGATTTGAGTGATGATAAATAATGATGGGATGACAAATAATATTATCTTCAATTGATATGAACTCTTAATGCTAATTTACTTATGCACATCTTCTTTACTACTCCATCCCTCCCAAATTAGAAGTCActccaagaattttggagagtcaaagtatttcaagtttgaccaaatttgcaTGAtgagataataacatttatgattccaagtatcattaaattcttcatcaattatattttcatagtatacctatttgatgtAAAAAATCTTTACAATtttgtctataattttggtaaacttgagatgctttgactctccaagattcttaaaatgacttatagtTTAAAATAGAGGGAGTATTTGTTTATGTTTCTTTACTTTATTATATTGTAATTTGTAATTAACTAAAAACTTCTGATTATATGTAACAAACATGAAGTTGGTGTTGATGTAAGGTCCAAAGTTTGTCTTATTTGAAATATTCTGATATTGTAACTTGCGTCAGCTATCCACCATAAACACTTAACTCACTATCTATCTAGTATAGCTTATTCACTGGGCTGATAAGCCATAGTtaaaagtactgttcgctgatttattgtgagagtcttccacaataaatcagcgaatattACTTCAACCATAGCTTATCAACCCACGTCTTAACAAAACATTTTCTCAATTAAATAGCATGCATGCATCCAAACATCCTACCCTGTCACAATTGAAAAGCACAATCAAATGATGCATTGTGGTGTAaagttttagggtgttacatcggCTGTCATATGGGGTGACATCGAGTGTTCTGATAGTAATAATGAAACAAATTATAAAAGTGTTCGATACTCCACGAAATGaatttattaaatctaattaatctgACATTAGCACATAACATCATATTattaaaataatagattaattagacttaaaagattcacctAGCAAATAGTCGTAGTATGCATAATTGATTATCtttttagtttatatttaatactccttaTATGTGTTTAAATGTCCAATAGAATAAGGAGTAAACTTCGGGGGAGGAGCTTAACAGAAGCCTTGAGTAGGTTGCTGCAACAAGTCACACAAAAAAAAGAGTATGTTGCTACAACCAAGCTGTTTTCACAGCTGCCACAGCCACAGGGTTTACTGCCACAAGAGTTTCACTTCCATGTTCGAAAAATACGGGGCCGGAATTTCGTGTGTCCCTAGCAGGGGAAGAAAGCTACACCGACACAGCTCATGCCACCAGGCGCAGCGCAGGCGGGCCCCGCCATCTTCGTTGCCCACGAGACCTTTCCGCACCAATCCCGCCCGTCTAATTCCAACGTCGCGCGAAATTTTTTCCACACGCCACACGGGACACGTAACTCCCCCCTTCTCGCTGTCAACCCTGGCCCACCGGTGCCGTACGCGCCTCCAGCCCAGACCTCCCTGCCACCGCCAAGTGGGCCCTGCGCCACACTCGCCAACCCGCTTTACACCAAACACCAGGCAGAAAGGGCCACCGCCATGTGGGCCCCGCCCATCACACCGCAATCACACGCACGGGTCCCCTCTTCCTCACCTTTCCTACGCGCACGCCGCCAGAAGCGGAGGAGGAAAACCCCCAACTACGCGCACACCATCATCCCCACCGCCGCGCCCGCCCCGCCtcttggccggcgacgagccgcCGCCGAGGAGCTCAGCGTGGAGTGGCTTTCTCTTGTGTGGGAGGCGCTGCCGAATTTTTCTGACCGGGTCGTCGTTGCCGTGTGCCGCCGAGAATAGAGTTTTTCAAAGGGTCTCTCCTTTGCGGCACTGGCCTCTTGGAATTTAGTTTATTAGGAGGCGACTCGAGCCTCGCTTCGGAAGGGACctg contains:
- the LOC8081468 gene encoding uncharacterized protein LOC8081468, coding for MAPGDDSNPASYIHTVQHLIERCMTFGMSMEECMEALAKRADVQPVVTSTVWKELEKENKEFFDKYKQWISEKRSASTS